CAGCTGGAGGTCCCCTTCGCCGGGGACGTGTCCGTCAACGACTGTCTGCGCCCGGTGTCGAGGTACTTCGACCGGATCACCCGCCCCGAGGCGCTGATCCCGGCGGCGCTCCAGGCGATGCGCGTGCTCACCGACCCCGTCGACACGGGCGCGGTCACGCTCGCGCTGCCGCAGGACGTGCAGGCCGAGGCGTACGACTGGCCGGAGGAGTTCTTCGCCGAGCGGACCTGGACCGTGCGGCGCCCGGGTGCCGACCCCGGTGAGCTGGCCGCCGCCGTCGCCGCGGTCCGGGGCGCCCGGCGTCCGCTGATCGTCGCCGGCGGCGGGGTCCACCACAGCCGCGCCGAGGAGGCCCTCGCCGAACTGGCCTCCGCCACCCGCATACCGGTGGCCTCCACCCAGGCGGGCAAGGGTTCGCTGCGCTGGGACCACCCGCAGGACGTCGGCGGCATCGGGCACACCGGCACGGCGACCGCCGACGAGCTGGCCCGCACCGCCGACCTGGTGATCGGCGTCGGCACCCGCTACACCGACTTCACGACCGCCTCGGGCACCCTGTTCGGCGCCACCGGCGTCCGCTTCCTCAACCTCAACATCGCCGCCTACGACGGTCACAAGCTCTCCGGCCTCCCGCTGATCGCCGACGCGCGCGCGGGCCTGGAGGCCCTCACCGGGGCGCTGCTGCCCCACCGGCACCGCGTCGAGCCCGCCTACGTCACCGAGTACACGGACGACAAGGAGCGCTGGGAGTACCGCGTCGACGCGGCCTACGAGGCCGAGGACATCGACATCCGGCCCACCCAGCCACAGGTCCTGGGCGTCCTCGACGAGCTGGTCACCGAGGACGACATCCTGATCAACGCGGCCGGCTCGCTCCCCGGCGACCTGCACAAACTGTGGCGGGCGCGGTCGCGGGACCAGTACCACGTCGAGTACGGGTACTCGTGCATGGGCTACGAGATCCCGGCCGCGATCGGCGTCCGGATGGCGGCCCCCGACCGGCCCGTGTGGGCGCTGGTGGGGGACGGCACGTATCTGATGAATCCGACCGAGATCGTCACCGCCGTCCAGGAGGGCGTCGCCATCAAGGTGGTCGTCCTGCAGAACCACGGGTACGCGTCGATCGGCGGCCTCTCCGCCTCGGTGGGCGCCGAGCGGTACGGCACGGCCTACCGCCACCGCGCTGCGGACCGTACGTTCACCGGGGCGCCGCTGCCGGTCGATCTCGCGGCCAACGCGGCCAGCCTGGGCATGCGGGTTCTGCGCGCGAAGACCGTGCGTGACCTGCGGACCGCCCTCGCCGCGGCGCGCGCCGCGGACACTCCCACTTGTGTCTACGTGGAGACCGAAACGGCAGACACAGTGTCGGGCGCGCCCCCGGCCCAGGCCTGGTGGGATGTACCTGTGGCCGAGACCGCGACCCGATCGTCGGCGGTGGCGGCCCGCGAGGAGTACGACCGGCACGTCGCCGCCCGACGCCGCCATCTGTGAAGGAGTTTTTGGCCATGACGAAGACCGTCGACCACTGGATCGGTGGCAAGCCAGTCGAAGGTGTCTCGGGTACGTACGGGCCGGTCACGGACCCGGCGACCGGGGCCGTGACCACGCGGGTCGCGTTCGCGAGCGTCGACGAGGTCGACGCCGCGGTCGCCGCGGCCAAGGAGGCCTACGCGACCTGGGGCACCTCGTCGCTGGCCAAGCGGACCACGATCCTCTTCAGGTTCCGCGCGCTGCTCGACGCCCACCGCGACGACATCGCCGCGCTGATCACCGCAGAGCACGGCAAGGTCCACTCGGACGCGCTCGGCGAGGTCGCGCGCGGCCTGGAGATCGTCGACCTGGCGTGCGGGATCACCGTGCAGCTGAAGGGTGAGCTGTCGACCGAGGTGGCCTCCCGGGTCGACGTGTCCTCGATCCGCCAGTCGCTCGGCGTCGTGGTGGGCATCACCCCGTTCAACTTCCCGGCCATGGTGCCGATGTGGATGTTCCCGATCGCCATCGCGTGCGGCAACACCTTCGTCCTCAAGCCCTCCGAGAAGGACCCGTCGGCCGCGATGAAGATCGCCGAGCTGCTCGCCGAGGCCGGCCTGCCCGAGGGCGTCTTCAACGTCGTGCACGGTGACAAGACCGCCGTCGACCGCCTCCTGGAGCACCCGGACGTCGCGGCCGTGTCCTTCGTGGGCTCGACGCCGATCGCCCGCCACATCCACACCACCGCCGCCGCGAACCACAAGCGCGTGCAGGCCCTGGGCGGCGCCAAGAACCACATGCTGGTCCTGCCGGACGCCGACCTGGACGCGGCCGCCGACGCCGCCGTCTCCGCCGCCTACGGCTCGGCCGGCGAGCGCTGCATGGCGATCTCCGCGGTCGTGGCGGTCGGCTCCATCGGTGACGAGCTGGTGGCCAAGATCCGCGAGCGCGCCGAGAAGATCAAGATCGGTCCCGGCAACGACCCGGCGTCCGAGATGGGCCCGCTGATCACCGCCGCCCACCGCGACAAGGTCGCCTCGTACGTGACGGGCGCCGCCGCCCAGGGTTCCGAGGTCGTCCTCGACGGCACGGGCTACACCGTGGAGGGCCACGAGGACGGCCACTGGATCGGCCTCTCGCTCCTGGACCGGGTGCCGGTGACGGCGGACGCGTACAAGGACGAGATCTTCGGCCCGGTGCTGTGCGTGCTGCGGGTGGACACCTACGAGGAGGGTGTGGCGCTGATCAACGCGTCCCCCTTCGGCAACGGCACCGCGATCTTCACCCGGGACGGCGGCGCCGCCCGCCGCTTCCAGCTGGAGGTGGAGGCGGGCATGGTCGGCGTGAACGTGCCGATCCCGGTGCCGGTCGGCTACCACTCCTTCGGTGGCTGGAAGGACTCCCTCTTCGGGGACCACCACATCTACGGCAACGACGGCACACACTTCTACACCCGCGGCAAGGTCGTCACCACCCGCTGGCCGGACCCCTCCGAGGCTCCGACAGGCGTCGACCTGGGCTTCCCGCGCAACCACTGAGCCCCACGGAACCCCCCCGATGAAGCCGTCCGCATAGCGGACGGCTTCATCTTTTTTTGACGCGCCCGCAACGATTCCCGTAGAGGGGGGAGGAACCGGGTGGCGCAGGGTATCTGTCGTGGCTGCCTTCGAAAGCATGGTCACATTTCACAAGGGCTTGTTGATTGATGTGCCAGAGCGTCCGAGCCTCAGAAAGTGATGTGACGTCCGTCGCTTTACGGTTGCGGATTCCGCAGGTAAACGGCCATTGACGCAACGGTTTCCGTCAAGGTTCCATCAACGCGGGAGCGGACGAAGAGACGTACGACACGAGCCGCCGGAGGCGATAACGCTCCCGCCCGAACCACCTGACGCACGAGTCGATCGGAACCGCCTTCATGACCGACACGCTCCGCCCTGTCGAGACCGCCGCCCCGGACGCCGCCCTCACGACGACCGGGAACCCCCAGAAGCTCAAGCGCTCCATCGGCATCGTCGGCGGGACCCTGCTGACGCTCTCGTGCGTGACACCCGCGTCGACGCTGTTCGTCGTGGTCCCCGACCTCTTCTCGTCCCTCGGCACGGCCACCGCGCTCACCATCGCGATCGGCTCCGTGCTCTGTATCGCCGTGGCGTTCTGCTACTCGGAGCTGGGCACCCTCATCCCCAGCGCCGGCGGCGAGTACGCCATGGTCTCCACGCTGGCCGGACGCCTCGCGGGCTGGCTGGTCTTCGTGCTCTCCCTGCTGGTCGTCATGATCGTGCCGCCGGTGATCGCCATGGGCACCGCTGACTACCTGGCGCCCCTCGTGCATCTGAACCCCTCGATCGCCGGCGCCGGGGTGATGCTCCTGGCCACCCTCGCGGGCCTGCTCGACCTGCGCGCCAACGCCTGGATCACCGGCATCTTCCTCGTCCTCGAGGTCATCGCCGCGGGCGTCGTCGCCGTCCTCGGCTTCGCACACAGCGAGCGCGGCGCCGGCAGTCTCGTCTCCCTGCAGGTCTCCGGCTCCGGCGGCCACACGGACACCGTGACGGCCATGCTCGTCGTCTCCGGACTCGCCATCGCCCTGTTCATCACCCAGGGCTTCTCGACCGCCGTCTACCTCTCCGAGGAGCTGGAGAACCCGCGCCGCAACGTCGCCCGCACGGTCCTCGCCACGCTCGCCATCTCCACCGTCATCATCCTGGTCCCGGTGATCGCCATCACCATGGGCGCCCCCGACCTGTCCGCCCTCACCGGCGGCGACATCAGCACCATGGTCACGGCCTGGTCCAACTCCGCCGTCGGCACCTTCGTGAGCCTCTGCGTGGCCCTCGCGATCATCAACGCGGGCATCGTCATGGTCATCCAGAACTCCCGCGTCCTGTTCGCCTCGGCCCGTGACAAGGCGTGGCCCGGCCCGGTCAACAAGGGCCTGTCCCGGCTCGGCCGCTTCGGCTCCCCCTGGGTCGCCACCCTCCTGGTCGGCGTCCCCGGCGCGGCCCTCTGCTTCGTCAACCTGGACACGCTGTACGGCGTGACGGGCGTCTCCGTGACGGCGATGTACCTGCTCGTCGCGGTCGCCGCGCTGCTCGCCCGGCGCGGCCACCACCGCCACACCCCCGCCTGGCGGATGCCCCTGTGGCCCGCCGTCCCGGTCCTGCTGATCGCGGTCCTCGCCTACATCCTGACCCAGCAGGAAACGGTCTACCTGCTGTGGACCGGCGGCATCACGGCGGTCGCCACCCTGTACTGGGCCTTCTATCTGCGCCCGCGCCGCGACACCCGCTGGCTGGTGTCGATCCCGGAGGACGAGCAGGTCTGACCGGGGCCCCTGCCCGCCCGGCCTCAGACCGGACGGGCCGCCGGGCTCAGCCGAAGTCCCACGTCACCACCGTGCACGTCCCGTCGTCCTTGCCGTCCGCGCTGCGGTACACGGCAAGGGCGACGTCGTTCCCGGTGTCCACGCCCACCCACATCCCGTAGCAGCCGCGTTCCCGTGCCAGGGAGGCGAGTTCACGGACCAGCGCCCGCCCGATCCCGCGCCGCCGGAAGGGCTCCGCCACCGCCAGCTCGTACAGGAACATCTCGGTGCCCTTGTCCGGGTGGACCGTCTCGACGCCGCTGACGAAGCCGACGGGATCGTCACCCTCGTAGGCCAGGAACAGGTGGTGCCCCTGGGTCTCCAGGAACCGCCGCGCCCACTCCGGACGCACGGGGTTGTCGAAGAGGTACTCGGCGGCGGTCAGTTCCGGCACGGTGGTCGCGCGGCGCAGGTCCATGGCCCGTTCGTACCACGGACGCGGTACACGGGGGCCGTACCGTACTCCCGTGGGAGGGGCCCGGGTTCAGCCGGGCGGCTGCCCCGGATGTCCGTGGGCACCCGTACCGTTGAGGCATGGATCTTCGACTGCCCCGGCCGCGTCTGCCGCGCCGGGGACGCCTGCCCGCCCGGACGGACGCGCGCGCCCGCTGGAGGTGGGCGGCCGCCGGCGCGGCCCTCGTGGTGCTCGCCGGCGCGGGCACCTGGACGGCCGTCGCCTCCGACGACCCGCAGGGCGTGCACCGCAGCGACCGGATGATGTCCATGGGCGGCGGAGTGCGGATCGACACCTCGTACTTCACCACCGGCCCGTCCGCGCAGCGCCGCCCCGCCGTCCTCCTCGCCCACGGCTTCGGCGGCAGCAAGGCGGACGTCCGCGGCGAGGCCGAGAAGCTCGCCCGCGACGGGTACGCGGTGCTGACCTGGTCGGCCCGCGGCTTCGGCCGGTCCAACGGCAGGATCGGACTGAACGACGCGCGGGGCGAGGTCGCCGACGCCTCCCGGCTCATCGACTGGCTGGCCGAGCGCCCCGAGGTCCGGCTCGACAAGGCCGGCGACCCGCGCGTGGGCATGGCCGGCGCCTCCTACGGCGGGGCCGTCTCCCTGCTGACCGCCGCGCACGACCCGCGCGTCGACGCCATCGCCCCGTCCATCACGTACTGGAACCTCGCCGACGCCCTCTTCCCGAACGGCGTGTTCAAGAAGGTCTGGGCCGGCCTCTTCATCAACTCCGGCGGCGGCTGCCAGCGGTTCGAGGCCGAGCTGTGCGCGATGTACAACCGGGTCGCGGAGTCCGGAAAACCGGACGCGGCGGCCAAGAAGCTCCTCCAGGAGCGCAGCCCCGAGGCCGTCGCCTCCCGCATCAAGGTGCCCACCCTCATCGCGCAGGGCCAGACGGACTCGCTCTTCCCGCTCGGCCAGGCCGACGCGATGGTGAAGGCGCTCCGCGCCAACCGCGCACCCGTGAAGGTCGACTGGATCTCCGGCGGGCACGACGGCGGCGACATGGAGGCGGACCGCGTCAGCTCCCGTGCCGCCTCCTGGTTCGACCGCTACCTGAAGGACGACAAGGGCGCCGACACCGGCCCCGCCTTCCGTGTCACCCGCACCGGAGGCATCGACTCCACCGACGGCGCCGCCCTGCTCCGCGGCGCGAGCGCCGACCGCTACCCCGGACTGGAGAGCGGCCGCCGCACCGTCGCACTGACCGGCCGGGAGCAGACGTTCCAGAATCCGGCAGGCGCCAGCCCGCCCGCCATCTCCGCCCTGCCCGGGCTCGGCGACTCGGGAGGCCTCACCCAGCTCTCCTCCCTCGGCGTCGGCATCGGCATCGACTTCCCCGGCCAGTACGCCCACTTCCAGTCCGCGCCCTTCCGGGACGACCTGCGCGTCACCGGCTCGCCCACGGTCACGGTGCACGTGAAGTCGAGCAGCGACGACGCCGTCCTCTTCGGCAAGGTCTACGACGTCGGCCCGGACGGCAGGCGCCAGGTGCTGCCCTCCCAACTCGTCACCCCCGTGCGGGTGGAGGGCGCGAAGTCCGGCAAGGACGTCCGCCTCACCCTGCCCGCCGTCGACCACGAGGTGCAGAAGGGCCACCGGCTCCGCCTGGTCCTCGCCTCGACCGACCTGGGCTACGCCTCTCCGGTCGCCCCGGCCACGTACACCGTCGCGGTGAAGAGCGGCCTCCAGGTGCCCACGGCACCCGGCGTGACGACCGCCGCCGCGCCGCTCCCCTCGTGGGTGTGGTGGCTGCCGGTCGCCGGCGCGCTCGCCGCGCTGGCCCTGCTGGTCACCGGCCGCCGCCGCACCACCGCGCCGGCGCCCGACCCCGCGCTCGCCGAGGTCCCGCTCCAGATCACCGACCTGAGCAAGCGCTACGCGAAGTCGGCCGACCGGTACGCCGTGCGCGATCTGTCGTTCCGGGTGGAGAAGGGCCAGGTCCTCGGCCTGCTCGGGCCGAACGGCGCGGGCAAGACGACCACCCTGCGCATGCTGATGGGCCTCATCAAGCCCGACGACGGCGAGATCCGCGTCTTCGGGCACGCCATCCGCCCCGGCGCCCCCGTCCTCTCCCGGGTCGGCGCGTTCGTCGAGGGCGCCGGCTTCCTCCCGCACCTCTCCGGCCGGGAGAACCTGGAGCTGTACTGGCAGGCCACCGGCCGGCCCCCCGAGGACGCCCACCTCGAAGAGGCCCTGGAGATCGCCGGCCTCGGCGACGCGCTGGCCCGCGCCGTGCGCACCTACTCCCAGGGCATGCGCCAGCGCCTCGCCATCGCGCAGGCCATGCTCGGCCTCCCGGACCTGCTGATCCTCGACGAACCGACCAACGGCCTCGACCCGCCGCAGATCCGCGAGATGCGCGGGGTGATGATCCGGTACGCCGCCGCGGGCCGCACCGTCATCGTGTCCAGCCACCTCCTCGCCGAGGTCGAGCAGTCCTGCACCCACCTGGTGGTCATGGACCGCGGCCGGCTCGTCCAGGCCGGCCCCGTCTCGGAGATCATCGGCTCCGGCGACACCCTGCTCGTCGGCACCGCGGCACCCGTCGACGCACCCGTCGTCGAGAAGGTCGGCGCCCTCCCGGGCGTCGTGTCGGCCCTCGCCACCGAGGACGGACTGCTCGTCCGCCTCGGCGCCGACGGCAGCGCGCAGCGGCTCGTCGCCGAACTCGTGCGCCTCGACGTGCCGGTGGCGGCGGTGGGACCCCACCGCCGGCTGGAAGACGCGTTCCTCACCCTCATCGGAGGCTCCGCATGAGCACGCTCGTCGAGCGCACCGAGACGGCGGACGGGTACCGGGCGCGCCGCACCCTGCCGCTGCGCGTGGAACTGCTCCGCCAGCTCAAGCGCCGCCGCACCCTGGTGATGGGCGCGATCCTCGCGCTGCTGCCCTTCGTCCTCGTCGCGGCGTTCGCGATCGGCGGCGAGCCGGGCGGGCGCAACGGCCAGGTCACCCTGATGGACACGGCCACCGCGTCCGGCGCCAACTTCGCCGCAGTGAACCTGTTCGTCTCCGCCGGCTTCCTCCTGGTGATCCCGGTCGCCCTGTTCTGCGGCGACACCATCGCCTCGGAGGCGAGCTGGTCCTCCCTGCGCTATCTGCTGGCGGCCCCCGTGCCGAGAACGCGCCTGCTGTGGTCCAAGCTCACCGTGGCGCTCGGCCTCAGCCTCGCCGCGATGATCCTGCTGCCGGTCGTCGCCCTCGCCGTCGGCACCGCCGCGTACGGCTGGGGACCGCTGGAGATCCCGACCGGCGGCGCGCTCTCCCCGGGCGTGGCCACCCAGCGCCTGCTCGTCGTCATCGCGTACGTCTTCGTGTCCCAACTGGTCACCGCCGGGCTCGCGTTCTGGCTGTCGACGAAGACCGACGCCCCGCTCGGCGCGGTCGGCGGCGCGGTCGGCCTGACCATCGTGGGCAACGTCCTGGACGCGGTCACCGCCCTCGGCCACTGGCGCGACTTCCTGCCCGCGCACTGGCAGTTCGCCTGGGCCGACGCCGTCCAGCCCACCCCGGAGTGGGGCGGCATGATCCAGGGCACGGCGATCTCCGTGACGTACGCGCTCGTCCTGTTCGCCCTGGCCTTCCGCGGCTTCCGGCACAAGGACATCGTGTCGTAGCGGTGTCGTCGGCCGCCGCCGGGCCGGACCCGGCGGCGGCCGACGACACCCCCAGGTCTCCGGAAGATCACCCACCGGTCTCGAAACCCCGCCGCCGTGGCCGGTTCGAGACGCTTCCGCAACGCTCCTGAGCGCTCGTCCGGGCCCCCTCCGGCGTCACAGTCACACACGTCGGGCCACACCAGGGCCGTACGACCGAGGGGGCACGGATGGGGAAGAACCACATACGCACGGCGGAC
The window above is part of the Streptomyces sp. NBC_01428 genome. Proteins encoded here:
- a CDS encoding ABC transporter permease, coding for MSTLVERTETADGYRARRTLPLRVELLRQLKRRRTLVMGAILALLPFVLVAAFAIGGEPGGRNGQVTLMDTATASGANFAAVNLFVSAGFLLVIPVALFCGDTIASEASWSSLRYLLAAPVPRTRLLWSKLTVALGLSLAAMILLPVVALAVGTAAYGWGPLEIPTGGALSPGVATQRLLVVIAYVFVSQLVTAGLAFWLSTKTDAPLGAVGGAVGLTIVGNVLDAVTALGHWRDFLPAHWQFAWADAVQPTPEWGGMIQGTAISVTYALVLFALAFRGFRHKDIVS
- the mmsA gene encoding CoA-acylating methylmalonate-semialdehyde dehydrogenase, whose amino-acid sequence is MTKTVDHWIGGKPVEGVSGTYGPVTDPATGAVTTRVAFASVDEVDAAVAAAKEAYATWGTSSLAKRTTILFRFRALLDAHRDDIAALITAEHGKVHSDALGEVARGLEIVDLACGITVQLKGELSTEVASRVDVSSIRQSLGVVVGITPFNFPAMVPMWMFPIAIACGNTFVLKPSEKDPSAAMKIAELLAEAGLPEGVFNVVHGDKTAVDRLLEHPDVAAVSFVGSTPIARHIHTTAAANHKRVQALGGAKNHMLVLPDADLDAAADAAVSAAYGSAGERCMAISAVVAVGSIGDELVAKIRERAEKIKIGPGNDPASEMGPLITAAHRDKVASYVTGAAAQGSEVVLDGTGYTVEGHEDGHWIGLSLLDRVPVTADAYKDEIFGPVLCVLRVDTYEEGVALINASPFGNGTAIFTRDGGAARRFQLEVEAGMVGVNVPIPVPVGYHSFGGWKDSLFGDHHIYGNDGTHFYTRGKVVTTRWPDPSEAPTGVDLGFPRNH
- a CDS encoding GNAT family N-acetyltransferase; this encodes MDLRRATTVPELTAAEYLFDNPVRPEWARRFLETQGHHLFLAYEGDDPVGFVSGVETVHPDKGTEMFLYELAVAEPFRRRGIGRALVRELASLARERGCYGMWVGVDTGNDVALAVYRSADGKDDGTCTVVTWDFG
- a CDS encoding APC family permease; the protein is MTDTLRPVETAAPDAALTTTGNPQKLKRSIGIVGGTLLTLSCVTPASTLFVVVPDLFSSLGTATALTIAIGSVLCIAVAFCYSELGTLIPSAGGEYAMVSTLAGRLAGWLVFVLSLLVVMIVPPVIAMGTADYLAPLVHLNPSIAGAGVMLLATLAGLLDLRANAWITGIFLVLEVIAAGVVAVLGFAHSERGAGSLVSLQVSGSGGHTDTVTAMLVVSGLAIALFITQGFSTAVYLSEELENPRRNVARTVLATLAISTVIILVPVIAITMGAPDLSALTGGDISTMVTAWSNSAVGTFVSLCVALAIINAGIVMVIQNSRVLFASARDKAWPGPVNKGLSRLGRFGSPWVATLLVGVPGAALCFVNLDTLYGVTGVSVTAMYLLVAVAALLARRGHHRHTPAWRMPLWPAVPVLLIAVLAYILTQQETVYLLWTGGITAVATLYWAFYLRPRRDTRWLVSIPEDEQV
- a CDS encoding alpha/beta fold hydrolase, with translation MDLRLPRPRLPRRGRLPARTDARARWRWAAAGAALVVLAGAGTWTAVASDDPQGVHRSDRMMSMGGGVRIDTSYFTTGPSAQRRPAVLLAHGFGGSKADVRGEAEKLARDGYAVLTWSARGFGRSNGRIGLNDARGEVADASRLIDWLAERPEVRLDKAGDPRVGMAGASYGGAVSLLTAAHDPRVDAIAPSITYWNLADALFPNGVFKKVWAGLFINSGGGCQRFEAELCAMYNRVAESGKPDAAAKKLLQERSPEAVASRIKVPTLIAQGQTDSLFPLGQADAMVKALRANRAPVKVDWISGGHDGGDMEADRVSSRAASWFDRYLKDDKGADTGPAFRVTRTGGIDSTDGAALLRGASADRYPGLESGRRTVALTGREQTFQNPAGASPPAISALPGLGDSGGLTQLSSLGVGIGIDFPGQYAHFQSAPFRDDLRVTGSPTVTVHVKSSSDDAVLFGKVYDVGPDGRRQVLPSQLVTPVRVEGAKSGKDVRLTLPAVDHEVQKGHRLRLVLASTDLGYASPVAPATYTVAVKSGLQVPTAPGVTTAAAPLPSWVWWLPVAGALAALALLVTGRRRTTAPAPDPALAEVPLQITDLSKRYAKSADRYAVRDLSFRVEKGQVLGLLGPNGAGKTTTLRMLMGLIKPDDGEIRVFGHAIRPGAPVLSRVGAFVEGAGFLPHLSGRENLELYWQATGRPPEDAHLEEALEIAGLGDALARAVRTYSQGMRQRLAIAQAMLGLPDLLILDEPTNGLDPPQIREMRGVMIRYAAAGRTVIVSSHLLAEVEQSCTHLVVMDRGRLVQAGPVSEIIGSGDTLLVGTAAPVDAPVVEKVGALPGVVSALATEDGLLVRLGADGSAQRLVAELVRLDVPVAAVGPHRRLEDAFLTLIGGSA
- the iolD gene encoding 3D-(3,5/4)-trihydroxycyclohexane-1,2-dione acylhydrolase (decyclizing), whose translation is MTSTTRLTVAQALVRFLAAQHTERDGARQRLIGATWGIFGHGNVAGIGQALVEYADVMPYHQGRNEQAMVHAAVGYARQSGRLATHAVTTSIGPGATNLVTGAALATVNHLPVLLLPGDVFATRPADPVLQQLEVPFAGDVSVNDCLRPVSRYFDRITRPEALIPAALQAMRVLTDPVDTGAVTLALPQDVQAEAYDWPEEFFAERTWTVRRPGADPGELAAAVAAVRGARRPLIVAGGGVHHSRAEEALAELASATRIPVASTQAGKGSLRWDHPQDVGGIGHTGTATADELARTADLVIGVGTRYTDFTTASGTLFGATGVRFLNLNIAAYDGHKLSGLPLIADARAGLEALTGALLPHRHRVEPAYVTEYTDDKERWEYRVDAAYEAEDIDIRPTQPQVLGVLDELVTEDDILINAAGSLPGDLHKLWRARSRDQYHVEYGYSCMGYEIPAAIGVRMAAPDRPVWALVGDGTYLMNPTEIVTAVQEGVAIKVVVLQNHGYASIGGLSASVGAERYGTAYRHRAADRTFTGAPLPVDLAANAASLGMRVLRAKTVRDLRTALAAARAADTPTCVYVETETADTVSGAPPAQAWWDVPVAETATRSSAVAAREEYDRHVAARRRHL